In the Drosophila biarmipes strain raj3 chromosome X, RU_DBia_V1.1, whole genome shotgun sequence genome, one interval contains:
- the LOC108023500 gene encoding synembryn: MEADHLKRLEAKDAEHIAAILGEFNTKNADLLVFDSFRTDNLWHELWLAIFGILEDQRLAHLHTQCLNTVRILTRDEFSLQTNYIEQEVNTLLRLARIDAGSLKLPATPDELKQQEREEPPSQLDEPSQAQSEVIAEALKCLCNLVYQSSDCRRQCMRQHCLDAILKRVASSMRHPCALEYYDMKLLFLLTALEPAARSRLQIDLNGLTYMTKWLDDKLGEEVAGEEQLNIICELLKVMFNVTSAPDKSPNEYEIQSLHLTGVLRELLLRFGDMATDKDRAVVTHAINLLTNISGSCLTELTLRCSNAEVESLKEREQDKVNEKAKEKDLEAGARAKPLQCCSQCFEKRNVHCLDILLRYLRQSLAQQEAEASSHELLSPVLTVLVKCARSDRVMRHYLRQEILPPLRDVSQRPEIGEELRNHLCRFLTLPAMILRDLSAELLFVLCKEDVGRMIKYTGYGNAAGLFAKRGILDCRRVEGADYSSDSEDSDTEEYKQQQQGINPVLGCVEPRSRSHLDDISEEQKEYEALQLVNLIEQLRQGGIVKPALIDKDGRPQPLEHILQLQEELPQQQIDQKRKT; encoded by the exons ATGGAAGCGGATCACCTGAAACGTCTGGAGGCCAAGGACGCGGAACACATCGCCGCCATCCTGGGCGAGTTCAACACGAAG AACGCGGACCTGCTGGTCTTCGACAGCTTCCGCACGGACAACCTGTGGCACGAGCTGTGGCTGGCCATCTTCGGCATCCTGGAGGACCAGCGGCTGGCTCACCTGCACACGCAGTGCCTGAACACGGTGAGGATTCTCACTCGCGACGAGTTTAGCCTGCAGACGAACTACATCGAACAGGAGGTGAACACGCTGCTGCGGCTGGCCAGGATCGATGCGGGCTCACTCAAGCTGCCGGCCACCCCTGACGAGCTGAAGCAGCAGGAGCGCGAGGAGCCGCCCAGTCAACTGGACGAGCCCAGCCAGGCGCAGTCGGAGGTGATAGCCGAGGCACTGAAGTGCCTGTGCAACCTGGTCTACCAGAGCTCCGACTGCCGGCGCCAGTGCATGCGACAGCACTGCCTGGACGCGATCCTCAAGCGGGTGGCCTCCTCCATGCGGCATCCCTGCGCCCTGGAGTACTACGACATGAAGCTGCTCTTCCTGCTCACCGCCCTGGAGCCGGCGGCTCGGTCACGCCTCCAGATCGATCTCAACGGGCTCACCTACATGACCAAGTGGCTGGACGACAAGCTGGGCGAGGAGGTCGCCGGCGAGGAGCAGCTGAACATTATCTGCGAGCTGCTCAAGGTGATGTTCAACGTGACCAGTGCCCCGGACAAGAGTCCCAACGAGTACGAGATCCAGAGCTTGCATTTGACGGGAGTGCTGCGCGAGCTGCTCCTGCGCTTCGGAGACATGGCCACGGACAAGGACCGGGCCGTGGTCACACACGCCATCAATCTGCTGACTAACATCTCGGGCAGCTGCCTCACCGAACTCACCCTGCGCTGCTCCAACGCCGAAGTGGAGTCCCTCAAGGAGAGGGAGCAGGACAAGGTTAACGAGAAGGCTAAGGAAAAGGATTTAGAGGCGGGAGCCCGGGCCAAGCCGCTCCAGTGTTGCTCCCAGTGCTTCGAGAAGCGCAATGTTCACTGTCTGGACATTCTGCTCCGCTATCTGCGGCAATCCCTGGCCCAGCAGGAAGCCGAGGCCAGCTCGCACGAGCTGCTCTCGCCGGTGCTAACTGTGCTGGTGAAGTGCGCCCGCAGCGACCGGGTGATGCGTCACTATCTACGCCAGGAGATCCTGCCGCCGCTGCGGGACGTGAGCCAGCGACCGGAGATTGGCGAGGAGCTGCGCAACCATCTGTGCCGCTTCCTCACACTGCCCGCCATGATTCTGCGCGATCTGTCCGCCGAGCTGCTGTTCGTGCTGTGCAAGGAGGACGTGGGACGGATGATCAAGTACACCGGATATGGCAATGCGGCCGGACTGTTCGCCAAGCGGGGCATACTCGACTGCCGGCGGGTGGAGGGCGCCGACTACTCCTCCGATAGCGAGGACAGCGACACCGAAGAGTacaaacagcagcagcagggcaTCAATCCCGTGCTGGGCTGCGTGGAGCCGCGCAGCAGGTCGCACCTGGACGATATAAGTGAGGAGCAGAAGGAGTACGAGGCCCTGCAGCTGGTCAATCTCATCGAGCAGCTGCGTCAGGGCGGGATAGTCAAGCCGGCGCTGATCGACAAGGATGGACGGCCGCAGCCGCTGGAGCACATCCTCCAGCTGCAGGAGGAGCTGCCGCAGCAGCAGATCGACCAGAAGCGGAAAACCTAA
- the LOC108023664 gene encoding TM2 domain-containing protein almondex, producing MRFQRQCIVINRRSAFVLIMIFVLTGIRNSETASGGNQMDLSDAKGDHKDNSNASNGNGNANENEVYVPPVVSSGAAKNGGNGGGGGGGGASGGLLDNITAYSSSAGTSSNGNSNNNMLCPYDKDTPCDRLQFPCIRCNYNHGCLYGRDVNVTCEVINNVQCQGERSFQRQMNCRYCYQTELWQQSCGQRSSCNSASDKPFRTNCTVHQDVLCLGNRSFTRNLRCNWTQGYRWSTALLISLTLGGFGADRFYLGHWQEGIGKLFSFGGLGVWTIIDVLLISMHYLGPADGSLYI from the coding sequence ATGAGGTTTCAGCGCCAGTGCATCGTCATCAACAGGCGGTCGGCATTTGTCCTGATCATGATCTTCGTGCTGACGGGGATCAGAAACAGCGAGACGGCCAGCGGGGGCAACCAGATGGACTTGTCGGACGCGAAGGGAGATCACAAGGACAACAGCAATGCGAGCAATGGCAATGGGAATGCAAATGAGAACGAGGTGTATGTGCCACCGGTGGTGTCCAGCGGGGCGGCCAAAAACGGCGGAaacggaggcggaggagggggagggggagcATCGGGCGGCCTCCTGGACAACATAACCGCCTACAGCAGCAGCGCCGGCACCAGCAGCAACgggaacagcaacaacaacatgcTCTGCCCGTACGACAAGGACACGCCCTGCGATCGCCTGCAGTTCCCTTGCATCCGGTGCAACTACAACCACGGCTGCCTCTACGGCCGGGACGTGAACGTCACCTGCGAGGTGATTAACAACGTGCAGTGCCAGGGCGAGCGAAGCTTCCAGCGGCAGATGAACTGCCGCTACTGCTACCAAACAGAGCTGTGGCAACAGAGCTGCGGCCAGCGCTCCAGCTGCAACTCGGCGTCGGACAAGCCCTTCCGCACCAACTGCACCGTGCACCAGGACGTGCTCTGCCTGGGCAATCGATCCTTCACCCGCAACCTGCGCTGCAACTGGACACAGGGCTATCGCTGGAGCACTGCCCTGCTGATCAGCCTCACCTTGGGCGGCTTTGGCGCCGATCGATTCTATTTGGGGCACTGGCAGGAGGGGATTGGAAAGCTGTTCAGCTTCGGAGGGCTCGGCGTGTGGACCATCATCGATGTCTTGCTCATCTCCATGCATTACCTCGGGCCAGCGGATGGCTCACTTTACATATAA
- the LOC108023597 gene encoding kelch-like protein 5 isoform X2, with protein MSAVNQKESPSRDSTASTSGHISMLADNTLESLSRDYSLGSLNSAGSQDEFFRCRDHADNILKRMQLYVDSQQLCDVVLIAGIDGKRVPAHRLVLSASSAYFSAMFTGSLRETKEQEVTLGEVHGDALHLLVQYCYTGFIEMREDTVETLLATACLLQLTAVVTACCNFLARQLHPSNCLGFAFFAEQQSCTTLLRLAQAYTCQYFMQVCQNQEFFQLNADQLGKLLCSDDLNVPSEQDVFHSLMSWVRHDSAAREQHIPELLALVRLPLLQPAFIMDHVENVCNANECQQLVMEAFKWHLMPERRSRIATERTTPRKSTVGRLLAVGGMDAHKGAISIESYCPRLDKWTPWKHMTGRRLQFGAAVMEDKLILVGGRDGLKTLNTVESLDLNTMAWAPLNAMATPRHGLGVALLEGPLYAVGGHDGWSYLNTVERWDPFARTWSYVAPMSSMRSTAGVAVLGGRLYAVGGRDGSVCHRSIECYDPHTNKWSLLAPMNRRRGGVGVTVANGFLYALGGHDCPASNPMVCRTETVERYDPATDTWTLICSLALGRDAIGCALLGDRLIVVGGYDGNHALKSVEEYDPVRNGWNELAPMGFARAGACVVAIPNVIPPAAQQPPPSATV; from the exons ATGTCGGCGGTGAACCAGAAGGAGAGCCCCAGCCGAGACTCGACGGCCTCCACATCCGGCCACATCTCGATGCTGGCGGACAACACGCTGGAGTCGCTCTCGCGGGACTACAGCCTGGGCAGCCTGAACTCGGCGGGCAGCCAGGACGAGTTCTTCCGCTGCCGCGACCATGCGGACAACATCCTCAAGCGGATGCAGCTCTACGTGGATAGCCAGCAGCTCTGCGATGTGGTCCTCATCGCGGGGATCGATGGCAAGAG GGTTCCTGCCCACCGCCTGGTGCTATCGGCGTCGAGCGCCTACTTCTCGGCCATGTTCACGGGATCGCTGCGCGAGACCAAGGAGCAGGAGGTGACCCTCGGCGAGGTCCACGGGGATGCACTGCACCTGTTGGTGCAGTACTGCTACACCGGCTTCATCGAGATGCGCGAGGACACAGTGGAGACGCTGCTGGCCACCGCCTGCCTGCTGCAGCTGACTGCCGTGGTCACCGCCTGCTGCAACTTCCTGGCCCGCCAGCTCCACCCATCCAACTGCCTGGGGTTCGCCTTCTTCGCGGAGCAGCAGAGCTGCACCACGCTGCTGCGCCTGGCGCAGGCTTACACCTGCCAGTACTTCATGCAGGTGTGCCAGAACCAGGAGTTCTTCCAGCTGAACGCCGATCAACTGGGCAAGCTGCTGTGCAGCGACGATCTCAACGTGCCCTCCGAGCAGGATGTCTTCCACAGTCTGATGTCGTGGGTGCGCCACGATTCCGCTGCCCGTGAGCAGCACATCCCCGAGCTGTTGGCCCTGGTGCGACTGCCCCTCCTGCAGCCCGCCTTCATCATGGATCACGTGGAGAACGTGTGCAACGCCAACGAGTGCCAGCAGCTGGTGATGGAGGCCTTCAAGTGGCACCTGATGCCCGAGCGCAGATCCCGGATCGCCACCGAGCGGACCACGCCACGCAAATCCACAGTGGGCCGCCTGCTGGCCGTCGGCGGAATGGACGCCCACAAGGGCGCCATCAGCATCGAGAGCTACTGCCCGCGCTTGGATAAGTGGACACCGTGGAAGCACATGACCGGGCGGCGCTTGCAGTTCGGTGCCGCCGTCATGGAGGACAAGCTGATCCTCGTGGGCGGTCGCGACGGCCTGAAGACCCTAAACACCGTGGAGAGTTTGGACCTGAATACGATGGCCTGGGCGCCGCTCAATGCCATGGCCACGCCCCGCCATGGACTGGGCGTGGCGCTGCTGGAGGGACCACTCTATGCGGTGGGTGGTCACGACGGATGGAGCTACCTGAACACCGTGGAGAG ATGGGACCCCTTTGCCCGCACTTGGAGCTACGTGGCGCCCATGTCCTCGATGCGATCCACCGCCGGCGTGGCTGTCCTGGGCGGTCGCCTGTATGCGGTGGGCGGACGGGATGGCTCCGTCTGTCATCGCTCCATCGAGTGCTACGATCCGCACACCAACAAGTGGAGCCTCCTGGCGCCGATGAACAGACGACGCGGCGGCGTGGGT GTGACAGTGGCCAATGGCTTCCTCTATGCCCTGGGTGGCCACGACTGTCCAGCTAGCAATCCGATGGTCTGCCGCACGGAGACAGTGGAGCGCTACGATCCAGCCACCGATACCTGGACACTG ATCTGCTCACTGGCCTTGGGCCGGGATGCGATTGGCTGTGCCCTGCTGGGCGACCGCCTCATCGTCGTCGGCGGCTACGATGGCAACCATGCGCTGAAGAGCGTGGAGGAGTACGACCCGGTGCGCAACGGATGGAACGAACTGGCGCCCATGGGTTTCGCCAGGGCCGGCGCCTGTGTGGTGGCCATTCCCAATGTCATACCACCGGCGGCCCAGCAGCCGCCGCCCAGTGCTACAGTTTAG
- the LOC108023597 gene encoding kelch-like protein 5 isoform X1, translating into MSAVNQKESPSRDSTASTSGHISMLADNTLESLSRDYSLGSLNSAGSQDEFFRCRDHADNILKRMQLYVDSQQLCDVVLIAGIDGKRVPAHRLVLSASSAYFSAMFTGSLRETKEQEVTLGEVHGDALHLLVQYCYTGFIEMREDTVETLLATACLLQLTAVVTACCNFLARQLHPSNCLGFAFFAEQQSCTTLLRLAQAYTCQYFMQVCQNQEFFQLNADQLGKLLCSDDLNVPSEQDVFHSLMSWVRHDSAAREQHIPELLALVRLPLLQPAFIMDHVENVCNANECQQLVMEAFKWHLMPERRSRIATERTTPRKSTVGRLLAVGGMDAHKGAISIESYCPRLDKWTPWKHMTGRRLQFGAAVMEDKLILVGGRDGLKTLNTVESLDLNTMAWAPLNAMATPRHGLGVALLEGPLYAVGGHDGWSYLNTVERWDPFARTWSYVAPMSSMRSTAGVAVLGGRLYAVGGRDGSVCHRSIECYDPHTNKWSLLAPMNRRRGGVGVTVANGFLYALGGHDCPASNPMVCRTETVERYDPATDTWTLICSLALGRDAIGCALLGDRLIVVGGYDGNHALKSVEEYDPVRNGWNELAPMGFARAGACVVAIPNVIPPAAQQPPPSATKKKKWKPVRLDPICYNRRPRSVEFVDYYNM; encoded by the exons ATGTCGGCGGTGAACCAGAAGGAGAGCCCCAGCCGAGACTCGACGGCCTCCACATCCGGCCACATCTCGATGCTGGCGGACAACACGCTGGAGTCGCTCTCGCGGGACTACAGCCTGGGCAGCCTGAACTCGGCGGGCAGCCAGGACGAGTTCTTCCGCTGCCGCGACCATGCGGACAACATCCTCAAGCGGATGCAGCTCTACGTGGATAGCCAGCAGCTCTGCGATGTGGTCCTCATCGCGGGGATCGATGGCAAGAG GGTTCCTGCCCACCGCCTGGTGCTATCGGCGTCGAGCGCCTACTTCTCGGCCATGTTCACGGGATCGCTGCGCGAGACCAAGGAGCAGGAGGTGACCCTCGGCGAGGTCCACGGGGATGCACTGCACCTGTTGGTGCAGTACTGCTACACCGGCTTCATCGAGATGCGCGAGGACACAGTGGAGACGCTGCTGGCCACCGCCTGCCTGCTGCAGCTGACTGCCGTGGTCACCGCCTGCTGCAACTTCCTGGCCCGCCAGCTCCACCCATCCAACTGCCTGGGGTTCGCCTTCTTCGCGGAGCAGCAGAGCTGCACCACGCTGCTGCGCCTGGCGCAGGCTTACACCTGCCAGTACTTCATGCAGGTGTGCCAGAACCAGGAGTTCTTCCAGCTGAACGCCGATCAACTGGGCAAGCTGCTGTGCAGCGACGATCTCAACGTGCCCTCCGAGCAGGATGTCTTCCACAGTCTGATGTCGTGGGTGCGCCACGATTCCGCTGCCCGTGAGCAGCACATCCCCGAGCTGTTGGCCCTGGTGCGACTGCCCCTCCTGCAGCCCGCCTTCATCATGGATCACGTGGAGAACGTGTGCAACGCCAACGAGTGCCAGCAGCTGGTGATGGAGGCCTTCAAGTGGCACCTGATGCCCGAGCGCAGATCCCGGATCGCCACCGAGCGGACCACGCCACGCAAATCCACAGTGGGCCGCCTGCTGGCCGTCGGCGGAATGGACGCCCACAAGGGCGCCATCAGCATCGAGAGCTACTGCCCGCGCTTGGATAAGTGGACACCGTGGAAGCACATGACCGGGCGGCGCTTGCAGTTCGGTGCCGCCGTCATGGAGGACAAGCTGATCCTCGTGGGCGGTCGCGACGGCCTGAAGACCCTAAACACCGTGGAGAGTTTGGACCTGAATACGATGGCCTGGGCGCCGCTCAATGCCATGGCCACGCCCCGCCATGGACTGGGCGTGGCGCTGCTGGAGGGACCACTCTATGCGGTGGGTGGTCACGACGGATGGAGCTACCTGAACACCGTGGAGAG ATGGGACCCCTTTGCCCGCACTTGGAGCTACGTGGCGCCCATGTCCTCGATGCGATCCACCGCCGGCGTGGCTGTCCTGGGCGGTCGCCTGTATGCGGTGGGCGGACGGGATGGCTCCGTCTGTCATCGCTCCATCGAGTGCTACGATCCGCACACCAACAAGTGGAGCCTCCTGGCGCCGATGAACAGACGACGCGGCGGCGTGGGT GTGACAGTGGCCAATGGCTTCCTCTATGCCCTGGGTGGCCACGACTGTCCAGCTAGCAATCCGATGGTCTGCCGCACGGAGACAGTGGAGCGCTACGATCCAGCCACCGATACCTGGACACTG ATCTGCTCACTGGCCTTGGGCCGGGATGCGATTGGCTGTGCCCTGCTGGGCGACCGCCTCATCGTCGTCGGCGGCTACGATGGCAACCATGCGCTGAAGAGCGTGGAGGAGTACGACCCGGTGCGCAACGGATGGAACGAACTGGCGCCCATGGGTTTCGCCAGGGCCGGCGCCTGTGTGGTGGCCATTCCCAATGTCATACCACCGGCGGCCCAGCAGCCGCCGCCCAGTGCTACA aaaaagaagaagtGGAAGCCAGTGAGATTGGATCCAATCTGCTATAATAGGCGTCCCAGATCTGTCGAGTTTGTCGACTACTATAACATGTAA
- the LOC108023709 gene encoding dual specificity mitogen-activated protein kinase kinase dSOR1 isoform X2 — MSKNKLNLVLPPVNTEATVAAATVAPTPPFKTPSGTDLLGKPKTSIDALTETLEGLKMDDTERKRIKVFLSQKEKIGELSDEDLEKLGELGSGNGGVVMKVRHTHTHLIMARKLIHLEVKPAIKKQILRELKVLHECNFPHIVGFYGAFYSDGEISICMEYMDGGSLDLILKRAGRIPESILGRITLAVLKGLSYLRDKHAIIHRDVKPSNILVNSSGEIKICDFGVSGQLIDSMANSFVGTRSYMSPERLQGTHYSVQSDIWSLGLSLVEMAIGMYPIPPPNTATLESIFADNAEEGGQPTDEPRAMAIFELLDYIVNEPPPKLEHKIFSTEFKDFVDICLKKQPDERADLKTLLSHPWIRKAEVEEVDISGWVCKTMDLPPSTPKRNTSPN, encoded by the exons ATGTCGAAGAACAAGCTGAACCTGGTGCTGCCGCCGGTAAATACGGAGGCAACTGTTGCCGCGGCCACAGTGGCGCCGACGCCGCCGTTCAAAACCCCCTCGGGCACAGA TTTGCTGGGGAAGCCGAAGACGAGCATCGATGCGCTGACGGAGACGCTGGAGGGCTTGAAGATGGACGACACGGAACGCAAGCGGATCAAGGTGTTCCTCAGCCAGAAGGAGAAGATCGGCGAGCTGTCGGACGAGGACCTGGAGAAGCTGGGCGAACTGGGATCCGGAAACGGCGGCGTGGTGATGAAGGTGcgccacacgcacacacacctgATCATGGCCAGGAAACTGATCCACCTGGAGGTGAAGCCGGCGATCAAGAAACAGATCCTGCGCGAACTGAAGGTCCTGCACGAATGCAACTTCCCGCACATCGTTGGGTTCTACGGCGCCTTCTACAGCGACGGAGAGATCAGCATCTGCATGGAGTACATGGACGGCGGTTCGCTGGATCTCATCCTCAAGCGGGCTGGTCGAATACCGGAGTCAATTCTCGGCCGGATCACTCTGGCGGTGCTCAAGGGGCTCAGCTACCTGCGCGACAAGCATGCCATCATCCACCGGGACGTGAAGCCGAGCAATATACTCGTCAACAGCAGCGGCGAGATCAAGATCTGTGATTTCGGCGTCTCTGGTCAACTGATCGACTCGATGGCCAATTCCTTTGTGGGCACCCGCAGCTATATGTCG CCGGAGCGACTGCAGGGCACTCACTACTCGGTACAGTCGGACATCTGGTCGCTGGGCCTGTCGCTGGTGGAGATGGCGATCGGCATGTACCCCATCCCGCCGCCGAACACCGCCACCCTGGAGTCGATATTCGCGGACAACGCGGAGGAGGGCGGCCAGCCGACGGACGAGCCGAGGGCAATGGCCATCTTCGAGCTGCTGGACTACATTGTGAACGAACCGCCGCCTAAGCTGGAACACAAGATCTTTTCCACAGAGTTCAAGGACTTTGTGGACATCTGCCTGAAGAAGCAGCCCGACGAGCGGGCCGATCTCAAGACCCTACTG AGTCACCCGTGGATTCGCAAGGCGGAAGTGGAGGAGGTGGATATATCCGGCTGGGTGTGCAAGACAATGGATCTGCCGCCGTCGACGCCAAAGCGGAATACGTCGCCGAACTAG
- the LOC108023709 gene encoding dual specificity mitogen-activated protein kinase kinase dSOR1 isoform X1, whose protein sequence is MSKNKLNLVLPPVNTEATVAAATVAPTPPFKTPSGTDTHSLLGKPKTSIDALTETLEGLKMDDTERKRIKVFLSQKEKIGELSDEDLEKLGELGSGNGGVVMKVRHTHTHLIMARKLIHLEVKPAIKKQILRELKVLHECNFPHIVGFYGAFYSDGEISICMEYMDGGSLDLILKRAGRIPESILGRITLAVLKGLSYLRDKHAIIHRDVKPSNILVNSSGEIKICDFGVSGQLIDSMANSFVGTRSYMSPERLQGTHYSVQSDIWSLGLSLVEMAIGMYPIPPPNTATLESIFADNAEEGGQPTDEPRAMAIFELLDYIVNEPPPKLEHKIFSTEFKDFVDICLKKQPDERADLKTLLSHPWIRKAEVEEVDISGWVCKTMDLPPSTPKRNTSPN, encoded by the exons ATGTCGAAGAACAAGCTGAACCTGGTGCTGCCGCCGGTAAATACGGAGGCAACTGTTGCCGCGGCCACAGTGGCGCCGACGCCGCCGTTCAAAACCCCCTCGGGCACAGA CACACACAGTTTGCTGGGGAAGCCGAAGACGAGCATCGATGCGCTGACGGAGACGCTGGAGGGCTTGAAGATGGACGACACGGAACGCAAGCGGATCAAGGTGTTCCTCAGCCAGAAGGAGAAGATCGGCGAGCTGTCGGACGAGGACCTGGAGAAGCTGGGCGAACTGGGATCCGGAAACGGCGGCGTGGTGATGAAGGTGcgccacacgcacacacacctgATCATGGCCAGGAAACTGATCCACCTGGAGGTGAAGCCGGCGATCAAGAAACAGATCCTGCGCGAACTGAAGGTCCTGCACGAATGCAACTTCCCGCACATCGTTGGGTTCTACGGCGCCTTCTACAGCGACGGAGAGATCAGCATCTGCATGGAGTACATGGACGGCGGTTCGCTGGATCTCATCCTCAAGCGGGCTGGTCGAATACCGGAGTCAATTCTCGGCCGGATCACTCTGGCGGTGCTCAAGGGGCTCAGCTACCTGCGCGACAAGCATGCCATCATCCACCGGGACGTGAAGCCGAGCAATATACTCGTCAACAGCAGCGGCGAGATCAAGATCTGTGATTTCGGCGTCTCTGGTCAACTGATCGACTCGATGGCCAATTCCTTTGTGGGCACCCGCAGCTATATGTCG CCGGAGCGACTGCAGGGCACTCACTACTCGGTACAGTCGGACATCTGGTCGCTGGGCCTGTCGCTGGTGGAGATGGCGATCGGCATGTACCCCATCCCGCCGCCGAACACCGCCACCCTGGAGTCGATATTCGCGGACAACGCGGAGGAGGGCGGCCAGCCGACGGACGAGCCGAGGGCAATGGCCATCTTCGAGCTGCTGGACTACATTGTGAACGAACCGCCGCCTAAGCTGGAACACAAGATCTTTTCCACAGAGTTCAAGGACTTTGTGGACATCTGCCTGAAGAAGCAGCCCGACGAGCGGGCCGATCTCAAGACCCTACTG AGTCACCCGTGGATTCGCAAGGCGGAAGTGGAGGAGGTGGATATATCCGGCTGGGTGTGCAAGACAATGGATCTGCCGCCGTCGACGCCAAAGCGGAATACGTCGCCGAACTAG